In Drosophila subpulchrella strain 33 F10 #4 breed RU33 chromosome 3R, RU_Dsub_v1.1 Primary Assembly, whole genome shotgun sequence, the following are encoded in one genomic region:
- the LOC119557871 gene encoding uncharacterized protein LOC119557871 has protein sequence MFLRRCTFLLLICLIASDAASAARKTKRPVKPVKQTNPRTNVTPSPPAVASSGSSTPASTSSTSTTEGSGDQEAVTVGSASASAASAGSGELPKPLATPIEAQPEAKTDKAPAGAQEEECDPDMIGFEIITGYVLSAPSKMLDTLPGTLMLTDCLEACQNNESCSAVNYETGLCVLFKTTADKLPGSLSRSQFPVFTIYAQKSCLGVRPCSKAWCIDRVQGYRLPEHVKSSQTVLSRRDCLELCLGETEFTCRSANYYRHSGLCELSDMDRITLSAGGSVEPYDGADYLENNCAEEPSKLCEFKRISGKILKTVDSVYQDINTIDECRDLCLNSPYRCHSYDYNDTGDMVCRLSHHSRATLTDVMDPYLDVPEAATYELSACYNVSIECRSGEMITKIRTSKLFDGKVYAKGAPKSCAVNVNNSLEFDFRMGYNDLECNVRQSAYGRYMNDIVIQHHDMIVTSSDLGLAVSCQYDLTNKTVLNDVDLGVTGEIESSLSEEITIDSPNVIMKITSRDGSDMKRIAEVGDPLALRFEIVEPNSPYEIFVRELVAMDGSDSAEITLIDANGCPTDQYIMGTIQKLAHNRKVLLSQFDAFKFPSSEVVQFRALVTPCIPRCEPVICDSEDGASGELKSLVSYGRKKRSVLNGTDGAEFLLSTRHRRDVGPVDDNILLMQSIQITDKFGFQPEDGTTTHGNDSGPHEKAYAGVAQDKLTCLNGYGLIMAGALFLLAQLSIFGIWKTVQRRTSKERYLYQHEPTPTITYGAPTMLYGPPPNSSAGSSASGASYGGSAKDTLSKLYDSGINGRYGQQF, from the exons ATGTTTCTACGCCGCTGCACCTTTCTGCTGCTGATCTGCCTAATTGCGAGTGACGCCGCCAGCGCCGCACGCAAAACAAAACGTCCTGTCAAGCCGGTCAAGCAGACCAATCCGCGCACCAATGTGACGCCTTCGCCGCCGGCAGTCGCCTCATCTGGCAGCTCCACACCCGccagcaccagcagcaccagcaccacGGAAGGAAGCGGCGACCAGGAGGCAGTCACGGTGGGATcagcatctgcatctgcagcTTCAGCTGGCAGTGGAGAGCTGCCCAAGCCCCTGGCCACGCCCATCGAGGCTCAGCCGGAGGCAAAGACGGACAAGGCACCAGCCGGAGCTCAGGAGGAGGAGTGCGATCCAGATATGATTGGCTTCGAGATCATAACCGG CTACGTGCTCTCGGCCCCATCCAAAATGCTGGACACTTTGCCCGGGACTCTGATGCTCACCGACTGCCTGGAGGCCTGCCAAAATAACGAGTCCTGCAGCGCTGTCAACTACGAAACCGGATTGTGTGTGCTGTTCAAGACGACCGCCGATAAATTGCCAG GTTCACTTTCGCGCTCGCAGTTTCCGGTTTTCACCATCTACGCACAGAAATCGTGTTTGGGCGTGCGTCCTTGCTCGAAGGCCTGGTGCATCGATCGCGTTCAAGGTTACCGCCTCCCGGAGCACGTCAAATCTAGTCAGACGGTTCTGTCGCGACGCGACTGTTTGGAACTCTGCTTGGGAGAGACCGAATTCACATGCCG ATCGGCCAACTACTACCGCCACTCGGGTCTTTGTGAGCTGTCCGACATGGACCGCATCACCCTCTCCGCCGGAGGAAGTGTGGAGCCCTACGACGGAGCCGACTATCTGGAGAACAACTGCGCCGAGGAGCCCAGCAAACTGTGCGAATTCAAACGGATTTCGGGAAAGATCCTGAAGACGGTGGATTCGGTTTACCAGGACATCAATACCATCGATGAGTGCCGCGATCTCTGCTTGAACTCTCCGTACAG ATGCCACTCATATGACTACAACGATACTGGAGACATGGTCTGCCGTCTGTCGCATCACAGTCGCGCCACCTTGACCGATGTGATGGATCCCTACTTGGATGTTCCAGAGGCGGCCACCTATGAACTCTCCGCCTGCTACAACGTGTCTATCGAGTGCCGCTCCGGGGAGATGATTACCAAGATTAGGACCTCCAAGCTTTTCGACGGCAAGGTTTATGCCAAGGGAGCTCCCAAATCCTGCGCTGTGAATGTAAACAACTCGTTGGAGTTCGACTTCCGTATGGGCTACAACGATCTGGAGTGCAACGTGCGACAGAGTGCTTATGGCCGGTACATGAACGACATTGTGATCCAGCACCACGACATGATTGTCACCTCATCCGATCTTGGTCTGGCTGTTTCCTGCCAATACGACTTGACCAACAAGACTGTGCTGAACGATGTGGACCTGGGAGTAACTGGAGAGATCGAGTCCTCGCTGAGCGAAGAGATCACCATTGACTCGCCCAATGTGATCATGAAGATCACCTCGCGGGATGGCAGCGACATGAAGAGGATCGCCGAGGTCGGGGATCCGCTGGCCCTGCGTTTCGAGATCGTGGAGCCCAACAGCCCGTACGAGATCTTCGTGAGGGAACTGGTGGCCATGGACGGTTCCGACAGCGCCGAGATAACGCTGATCGATGCTAATGGCTGCCCCACCGACCAATACATCATGGGCACCATCCAGAAGCTGGCGCACAATCGCAAGGTGCTGCTCTCGCAGTTCGACGCCTTCAAGTTTCCTTCCAGCGAAGTGGTCCAGTTTCGTGCCTTGGTAACGCCCTGCATTCCGCGCTGTGAGCCCGTGATTTGCGACAGCGAGGATGGCGCCAGTGGAGAGCTCAAGTCTCTGGTTTCCTATGGACGCAAGAAGCGGTCTGTGCTGAATGGAACCGATGGTG CCGAGTTCTTGCTCAGCACACGCCACCGACGTGATGTGGGCCCTGTGGATGATAACATACTGCTCATGCAGTCCATACAAATCACAGACAAGTTCGGCTTCCAGCCAGAGGATGGCACCACTACCCATGGAAATGACAGCGGTCCACACGAGAAGGCCTATGCGGGCGTGGCCCAGGACAAGCTCACTTGCCTTAATGGCTATG GACTGATCATGGCCGGAGCCCTCTTCCTGCTGGCCCAGTTGAGCATCTTCGGGATCTGGAAGACCGTGCAGCGTCGCACCAGCAAGGAGCGCTACCTGTACCAGCACGAGCCCACGCCCACCATCACCTACGGAGCGCCCACCATGCTGTACGGACCACCCCCCAACTCCTCCGCCGGATCCTCGGCCTCGGGAGCGTCCTACGGGGGCAGCGCCAAGGACACGCTTAGCAAACTCTACGACAGCGGCATCAACGGGCGCTACGGACAGCAGTTCTAG